The following coding sequences lie in one Mycobacterium sp. 050128 genomic window:
- a CDS encoding AAA family ATPase: protein MSTARTQPDQGELDSVRGIIGAISEAFAAKIVGQRDLRESLLIGLLAGGHILLESVPGLAKTTAAKVLAESVHGRFHRIQCTPDLLPSDIIGTQIYDSATNSFVTRLGPVHANILLLDEINRSSAKTQSAMLEAMEERQTTIAGQEHPIADPFLVIATQNPVDQEGTYPLSEAQTDRFLLKEIVRYPSPEEEVEVMSRIDAGVYDKEHPTPPVVSLDDVLRLLHVVRHVHMDRALMLYASRLVDATRHPARSLPKQIARLVDYGASPRATIAFCKAARAQAVLSGRAHVLPEDIAKLAHRVLRHRLILGFEAASADVTPEVVVDAALRAVRVP, encoded by the coding sequence ATGAGCACAGCACGGACGCAACCGGATCAGGGCGAACTCGACAGCGTGCGGGGGATCATAGGCGCCATCTCGGAGGCGTTCGCCGCCAAGATCGTCGGGCAGCGAGACCTCAGGGAATCGCTGCTTATTGGCCTGCTTGCGGGCGGTCACATCCTGCTCGAAAGCGTGCCGGGCCTGGCTAAGACCACCGCCGCCAAGGTACTCGCCGAGTCGGTTCACGGCCGCTTCCACCGCATCCAATGCACGCCCGACCTGCTGCCCAGCGACATCATCGGCACGCAAATCTATGACTCTGCGACCAACTCGTTCGTCACCCGTCTGGGTCCCGTGCACGCCAACATCCTGCTGCTCGACGAGATCAACCGGTCCAGTGCGAAGACCCAGAGCGCGATGCTCGAGGCGATGGAGGAGCGGCAGACCACAATCGCCGGACAGGAACACCCTATTGCGGATCCGTTCCTGGTCATCGCTACCCAGAACCCCGTCGACCAGGAAGGCACGTATCCGCTCTCGGAGGCACAGACCGACCGCTTCCTGCTCAAGGAGATCGTGCGTTACCCCTCCCCGGAGGAGGAGGTGGAAGTGATGTCGCGAATCGACGCCGGCGTCTACGACAAGGAACATCCCACCCCGCCGGTGGTCAGCCTCGACGACGTGCTGCGACTGCTGCACGTCGTGCGCCACGTCCACATGGATCGTGCGCTGATGCTCTATGCCAGCCGACTGGTCGACGCGACCCGCCACCCCGCGCGATCGTTGCCCAAGCAGATCGCGCGGCTGGTCGACTACGGTGCCAGCCCACGCGCCACGATCGCGTTCTGCAAGGCGGCCCGGGCGCAGGCGGTGTTATCCGGGCGTGCGCACGTCCTGCCCGAGGACATCGCGAAGCTTGCCCACCGGGTGTTGCGGCACCGGCTCATCCTCGGATTCGAAGCCGCCAGTGCCGATGTCACCCCCGAGGTCGTCGTGGACGCCGCGCTGCGGGCCGTCAGGGTCCCCTGA
- a CDS encoding DUF58 domain-containing protein has product MGKHLNRAKAHFGGDTRGLLEGGRYALLHTRSMEFDDLRPYVPGDDVRDIDWKASARSGSVLIKRFVSEKHHKILLVADAGRNMSALAPSGECKRDIAAHIMGAVGLIGLRRSDQIGMVYGDRRGCVNITQQRGESHVEGLLHRWYQHTTTEPGASDITAQLDYVATHYRHTMLIIVVSDEPDIDDRLSTVLTRVSARHDIMWAMVSDMPAVGPDDTDGYDVATGRFVLNGADLGPRVVAAYRRAERGRRARLRAFLTGHAIPHATVGASNDIRRELVGLTEVAARAG; this is encoded by the coding sequence ATGGGTAAGCACCTCAACCGGGCAAAGGCCCACTTCGGCGGCGACACCCGTGGCCTGCTCGAAGGCGGACGCTACGCGTTGTTGCACACGCGCAGTATGGAATTCGACGACCTACGCCCGTATGTTCCCGGTGACGACGTCCGAGATATCGACTGGAAGGCTTCTGCACGGTCGGGCAGTGTGCTCATCAAACGGTTCGTCTCCGAAAAGCACCACAAGATCCTGCTCGTCGCCGACGCCGGTCGCAATATGTCGGCGCTCGCCCCGAGCGGGGAGTGCAAGCGCGACATAGCCGCGCACATCATGGGCGCAGTGGGGTTGATCGGCCTGCGGCGCTCGGATCAAATCGGCATGGTCTACGGCGACCGCCGCGGCTGTGTGAACATCACCCAGCAGCGCGGTGAGTCGCACGTCGAGGGACTACTGCACCGGTGGTACCAGCACACCACGACCGAGCCCGGCGCCAGTGATATCACCGCCCAACTCGATTACGTCGCAACGCATTATCGACACACCATGCTGATCATCGTGGTGTCCGACGAACCCGACATCGACGACCGGCTCAGCACAGTACTCACTCGGGTAAGCGCACGCCACGACATCATGTGGGCAATGGTGTCGGATATGCCCGCGGTGGGCCCCGACGATACAGACGGGTATGACGTCGCCACCGGTCGTTTCGTCCTGAACGGAGCCGACCTCGGCCCGCGAGTCGTCGCTGCTTACCGCCGAGCCGAGCGGGGGCGCCGCGCCCGTCTCCGCGCGTTCCTGACCGGACATGCGATTCCGCACGCAACCGTCGGCGCCAGCAATGACATCCGGCGTGAACTTGTCGGTCTAACCGAGGTAGCCGCTCGTGCCGGATGA